A window of the Nicotiana tomentosiformis unplaced genomic scaffold, ASM39032v3 Un00115, whole genome shotgun sequence genome harbors these coding sequences:
- the LOC104089424 gene encoding probable phospholipase A2 homolog 1 isoform X1, protein MQGGDNSLTSSFILTTLVFSFFLFAIAESTNNSQGVRCSKTCVAENCNSIGIRYGKYCGVGWSGCPGEKPCDDLDTCCKIHDECVEKNGMTNVKCHEKFKRCIKKVQKSRKAGFSRECPYDVAVPTMVQGMDMAIMFSQLGNSKLEL, encoded by the exons ATGCAGGGAGGCGACAATTCTCTCACCTCATCATTCATCCTTACGACATTAGTCTTCTCCTTTTTCCTCTTTGCCATTGCTGAATCCACCAACAATTCTCAAGGA GTCCGATGTAGCAAAACATGTGTGGCAGAGAACTGTAACT CAATTGGAATTAGATATGGGAAATACTGTGGAGTAGGATGGAGTGGATGTCCAGGGGAGAAACCTTGTGATGATCTAGACACCTGCTGTAAGATTCACGATGAATGTGTAGAGAAAAATG GTATGACAAACGTTAAATGCCATGAGAAGTTTAAGAGGTGCATAAAAAAAGTTCAGAAGTCTAGGAAAGCTGGGTTTTCCAGAGAGTGCCCCTATGATGTAGCTGTTCCAACGATGGTACAGGGTATGGACATGGCTATTATGTTTAGCCAACTGGGAAACTCAAAGCTTGAACTTTGA
- the LOC104089424 gene encoding phospholipase A2-beta-like isoform X2, with product MQGGDNSLTSSFILTTLVFSFFLFAIAESTNNSQGVRCSKTCVAENCNSIGIRYGKYCGVGWSGCPGEKPCDDLDTCCKIHDECVEKNVTPVKERKNLQWNMVCLVNFIAQCLIQLLPTFRYDKR from the exons ATGCAGGGAGGCGACAATTCTCTCACCTCATCATTCATCCTTACGACATTAGTCTTCTCCTTTTTCCTCTTTGCCATTGCTGAATCCACCAACAATTCTCAAGGA GTCCGATGTAGCAAAACATGTGTGGCAGAGAACTGTAACT CAATTGGAATTAGATATGGGAAATACTGTGGAGTAGGATGGAGTGGATGTCCAGGGGAGAAACCTTGTGATGATCTAGACACCTGCTGTAAGATTCACGATGAATGTGTAGAGAAAAATG TTACACCTGTTAAAGAGAGGAAGAACTTGCAATGGAATATGGTTTGTTTGGTGAACTTTATAGCTCAGTGTCTGATTCAATTGCTTCCAACTTTCAGGTATGACAAACGTTAA